GTGGTCAGCTCGATGACGCTGGTCTCCGGCTCCAGTCCGTGGGCGCGCAGCGCGACCTCCAGCACCTCGCGCGTGCCGGAGCCTGCCTCGCGGCCGGTCAGCCCGAGCCGGGCCACCTCCTCGGGGGACAACCCACGGCGCCGGCGCACCAGCGGCGACCCGGGAGCCGCGACGAGGACCAGCTCGTCGTCGGCGACCACCTGCGAACGCACCCCGGCCGGGGCGCGGGCGCCCTCGACGAACCCGACGTGGGCCGCGCCGTCGACCACCGCCGCGACCGCCTGCCGGGAGTTGACGGCCGCCAGGCTGACCGACGTCGGCCGCAGCCCCTCGGCCACCTGCCGCTGCCGGAGCAGGACCAGCCACCGGGGGAGCAGCGTCTCGGCGACCGTCATGCTCGCGGCGACGTCGAGCTCGCGACCCCGCTCGCCGCGCAGCCCCTCGATGGCGTGGTCCACCTCCTCGGCCACGTCGAGCAGCCGCGTCGCCCACTCCACGACCACCACGCCGGCGCTGGTCAGCTCCGAGCCCCGGGCCCCGCGACGCACCAGCACCAGGCCGGTCTGCGTCTCCACGGCACGCAGCCGCTCCGACGCCGCCTGCTGGGTGATCCGCAGCTGTCGCGCGGCGGCCCCGATGCTGCCGTGCCGCCCGACGGCGACGAGCAGCCGCAGGCCCGGGAGCTCGGGCACGTGAGTGGTCACAGGCACCACCTTAGTCCAGGCACAAGCCTCACCTGTGGGACCACAGGGACGCGGAGGCTACCGAGCCGTCGCCCGGCCGGACACGATCGAGTCATGGCCACCACGAACGCACCCGCCCGGCCCCTGCTGCCGGCCCTGCCCGGCTTCCGCGTCGACCTCGACGGACGGCGACCCCTGGCCCACGTCGGACCGAACTGGTTCGCCACCGTGATGGGCACCGGCATCGTCGCCAACGCCGCGGCGACGCTGCCCGTGGACGTGCCGGGGCTGCTGGTCGCCGTGCGCGGTATCTGGGTCCTCGACGTGGTCCTGCTCGTGGTCGTCGCCGCGGCCACGGCCGCCCACTGGCGGACCCACCCCGAGACGGCCCGGGGACACCTGGCCGACCCGACGATGCGGCACTTCTACGGCGCGCCCGCGATGGCGCTGATGACCGTCGGCGCCGGTGCCCTGCTGGTCGGGGTGCCCGTGGTCGGCCCCCACGTCGCGGTGGCCCTGGCCGGGACCCTGTGGACCGCGGGGACGACGCTCGGCCTGTGGACGGCCGTGGCCGTGCCCCTGCGTGTCCTGGCCACGCCCGGTCCGGCGCCCGCGTCCGGCGCCTGGCTGATGCCCGTCGTGCCCCCGATGGTGAGTGCCGCGACCGGTCCGCTGCTGCTCCCCCACCTGCCCGCGGGCCAGTGGCGCCTCACCCTGCTGCTCGCGTGCGGCGCGCTGTTCGGCGTCACCCTGGTCACGAGCCTGCTGGTCGTCTCGACGATCTGGTCCCGGCTGGTCCGCCACGGGGTCGGGCCCGCTGCGGGGGTGCCGACGCTGTTCATCGTGCTCGGTCCGCTGGGTCAGTCGGTCACCGCCGCCCACGCCCTCGGGGAGCAGACGGGTGCGACCGGTGCGGCGATCGCCCTCGCGTACGGACTCCCGGTCTGGGGCTTCGCGATGCTCTGGCTCGTGCTGGCGACCGTGGTCGTCGCCCGCACGGTCCGCGAGGGGATGCCCTTCTCCCTGGCCTGGTGGTCCTTCACCTTCCCCGTCGGGACCGTGGTCACCGGCACGTCGGCGCTGGCCGCCGCCACGGGAGCGACCGCACTGGCCGGGCTCGCGACGCTGCTGTACGCCGCGCTGGTCGGCGCCTGGGTCGTGGTGGGCGCCCGGACCGCCCGCGGCGCGTACCGCGGCGGGTTGCTCCGGGCGCCCGCGACCACCTGAGACGACCGCCTCAGAGCAGGGTGGCGACGTCCTCGCGACCACCGCGGTCGTCGATGTGGGTCGCCAGGGCCTGGCGGGTCTCCTCGCTGACCTCGATGCCGGCCTCGTCGATGGCCTTGTCGAGCTCGGCGCGGATGACCTCGGGGGTGGCCGACTCCTCGTAGGAGACGACCCGGTCGTAGACGGCCTGGAGGACCTCGACGCGCGGGTCGTCGGAGGAGGTGAGGGTGTTGTCGTTCATGACGATGCCTTTCGGAGCTTCTCGAGCAGGGGCTGGGCCACCTCGGTGAGGAAGGCCTCCTGGGTGTCGCCGCCGATCTGGACCAGGGCGACGTCGGTGAAGCCGTTCTCCCAGAACGGCCGGACCGCCTCGACGATCGCGTCGAGGTCGGGCCCGCAGGGGATCGACCCCGCCACGTCCTCGGGACGGACGAACTGGGTGGCGCCGGCGAAGCCGGCGGTGGTGGGCAGGTCGGCGTTGACCGCCCACCCGCCGGCGAACCAGCGGAACTGGTCGTGGGCGCGCTCGACCGCCGCGGACTCCGAGGGGTCCCAGCAGACCGGGATCTGGCCGACGGCGCGAGCCGCGCCGCCGTTCTTGGCGCGCCCGATGGTCGGGGCGCCCTCGGCGGCGTTCCACGCGGCGACCAGGTCGCCGTCGGGCTCGGTGGCGACCAGGTGGTCGGCGAGCGGGGCGAAGCGCTCGACCGCCCGCGGGCCGCCGGCCGCGACGCCGATGTCGACGCCGCCGTCGGGCAGGTCCCAGATCCGGGCGGAGTCGACCTGGAAGTACTCGCCCCGGTAGTCGACGAGCTCGCCGGTGTGGAGCTCCCGGATGATCTCGATCGCCTCCTGGAGCATCGCCTGGCGGTCCTGCACCGCGGGCCAGCCGGTGCCGACGACGTGCTCGTTGAGGCTCTCCCCGCTGCCGAGACCCAGGGTGAAGCGGCCCTCGGCGAGCAGCTGCACCGTCGCGGCCTTCTGGGCCACGACGGCCGGGTGGTAGCGCACGGTCGGGCAGGTCACGTAGGTCATCAGGCCGACCCGCGAGGTGGCGTGGGCGACCGCGCCCAGCACCGACCAGGCGTACGGCGCGTGGCCCTGCGCCGAGAGCCACGGCGAGTAGTGGTCGCTCATCACCTCGAAGTCGAAGCCGGCGTCCTCGGCGCGCACGGCGTGGTCGACGAGCTGGCGGGGACCGGCCTGCTCGGTCATCAGGGTGTAGCCGAAGGAGGTCATCAGGGGTGCCTTTCGCAGGGGACGGGGGTCAGGAGGGAGAGGTCACGGGCCGCAGGTGCGGCACCAGGTCGACGTCGAGCAGGTCACCGGGGACGTCGACGACGAGCACCGCGCCGGCCTCGCCCAGCTCGGCCTCGCTGAAGCCGCCCGAGCGCAGCGCGATGCACGCGAGGCCGGCCCGGGAGGCGGCCTCCACGTCGTACGGCGTGTCCCCGACCATGACGGCGCGCTCGACGTCGAGCCGCGCCAGCGTCGCGTGCAGCAGGTCGGGCTCGGGCTTGGAGGCGTCGACGTCGGCGTTGGTGGTCAGCACCGACACGGCGTCGGCCACCCCGAGGGAGGCGACGGCGTGCTCGGCGAACCGGGCCTCGCCTGAGCTCGCCAGCGCGACCGTCCAGCCGGCGGCCGCGAGCGCCTGCACCAGGTCGCGCGACCCCGGCAGCGGGTCCACCTCGGCCTCGAGCTCGGCGTACTCCTCCTGCCACGCGTCGCGCAGGGTGTCGCCGAGCCGGCGCTCCACCTCGTCGCCGGCGACGTGGCCGACCAGCTTGTCGCCGCCCATGCCGACCGCGCGGTGCAGCCGCCACAGCGGCAGGTGGAGCTCCTGGCGGTCGAAGGCGCGCTGCCAGGCGATGGCGTGGTGGTAGGTCGAGTCGACCAGGGTGCCGTCGATGTCGAACAGGACGGCGGCGTTCGCGGGAGGGATCGGGGGCTCCTCGGGGAGGGGGGACGTCCCGACCGAGGTACCCACTCCGCCCCGGTCGGTGCACCCCGACCGCGTCGCGCACGTCACGCACGACCCGCGAGGACGCCCTCCTCGGGAGCCGGGCAGCGGGCCTACTTCAGGCCCTGCTCCCCGCTCTCGATGGCCGCGAACTCCTCCTCGGGCGCGCTGGCGACGAGGTGGTGGCGGCTGTAGAACCAGAAGTACGCCAGCGCGGCCACGAACACCGCGGCCGTGATGCCGGCCGCGAGCGGGTCGACGACGAAGGTCGCGACCACCGCGACGACGCTCAGCACGAGCGCCAGGCCGGTCGTCGCGACGCCGCCCGGGGTCCGGTAGGGCCGCTCGAGGTCGGGCTCCTTGCGCCGCAGCAGCACGTGGCTCAGGTTGAGCAGCACGTAGGACACAGTGGCGCCGAAGACCGCGATGTTGATGAGCAGGGCGCCGTCGCGGAGCACGGCCGCCAGCACGAACCCGATGGTGCCGGGCACCACCAGCGCGACCCAGGGGGTGTTGCGGCTGCCGGTCAGCGAGAGCACCCGCGGCAGGTAGCCCGCCCGCGAGAGCGCGAACAGCTGGCGGGAGTAGGCGTAGATGATCGAGAAGAAGCTCGCGACCAGCCCTGCGAGGCCGGCGTAGTTGACCACGTCGGCCAGCAGCGAGCCCTCACCGCGGACGGCGCGGATCGCCTCCGGCAGCGGGTTGTCGCTCTCGCGCAGGGTCTCCGACCCCGCCGAGCCGGGCACGAGCACCAGGATCAGCGCGGCGAAGACGACCAGCGTCAGCACCGCGACGATGATGCCGCGCGGCATGTCGCGCGCCGGGTCGCTGCTCTCCTCGGCGGCCAGCGGCACGCCCTCGACGGCGAGGAAGAACCAGATGCCGTAGACCAGGGCGGCCACGACCCCGGCGGCGCCGTACGGCAGCAACGAGCTCGACATCGCCGCGCCCGGGTCGGGGGTGATGTCGAGCAGGTGGTCGACCGAGAACGACGGCGCCAGCCCGACCAGCGCGGCCACCAGGGCGGTGACGGCGATCGCGGTGATGCCGAACATCAGCTTGAGCGCCTCGCCGACGCCGTAGAGGTGGACCCCGATGAAGACCACGTAGGCGGCCAGGTAGACCGGCCAGCCGTTGGTGAGGCCGAACAGGCCCAGCGCCTCGACGTAGCCCCCGATGAACACCGCGATGGCGGCGGGTGCCACGGCGTACTCGATGAGGACGGCCATGCCCGTCGCGAACCCGCCCAGCGGTCCCATGGCGCGGCGCGCGAAGCCGTAGCCGGCGCCGGCCACCGGAAGGGCGGAGGACATCTCGGCCAGGCCGAAGACCATGCAGGTGTACATCAGCCCCATCAGGGCGGTGGCGATGAGCAGCCCGCCCCAGCCGCCCTCGTCGAGACCGTAGTTCCAGCCCGCGAAGTCACCGGAGATGACGTAGCTGACGCCCAGGCCCGCCAGCAGCACCCAGCCGGCCGCGCCGGACCTCAGGCGGCGCTGCTCGTGGTAGCTCGCGTCGACGTCCGAGGAGGTCTGGCCGTCCGAGGTCGCACTGGCCATCGTTGCCTCCGAGGCAGACAGGGGAAGGAGGTCCCGAGTCTGGGGCCGGGGGTGGCGGCGGTCAAGGAACGCCGGGGCGCCCGGCTACAGCAGCACGACCGACTTGCCCAGCGTGCGGCGCTCGGCCATGTCGACCAGCGCGCGACCGAAGTCCTCCGCGGCGTACGTCGCACCGACCGGCGGGGCGATCACGCCGGACTCCATCATCGGCAGGATCTGCTCCCACTGCCAGCGCATGTAGCCGGGGCGGGCCATCGCGTAGGCGCCCCAGCCGACGCCCCGGACGTCGACGTTGTTGAGGAGCAGCCGGTTGACCTTGACCTGCGGGATGGTGCCGCCGGTGAAGCCGACCACGAGCAGCCGACCGAGCGCGCCCAGCGAGCGCAGCGAGTCGGTCATCAGGTCGCCGCCGACGACGTCCATGACGACGTCGACGCCCTGGCCGTCGGTCAGCTCCTTCACCCGGTCGCGGAAGCCCTCGACCAGGACGACCTCGTCGGCCCCGGCCCGCCGGGCGACCTCGCCCTTCTCCTCGGTCGACACGACGGCGATGGTGCGGGCGCCGTACCCCCGGGCGACCTGGAGGGTCGCGGTGCCGACCCCGCCCGCGGCGCCGTGCACGAGCACCGTCTCGCCCTCCTGCAGGTCGCCGCGGACGGCGAGCGCGAAGTGGGCGGTGAGGTAGTTCATCGGCAGCGCCGCGCCCTGCTCGAAGCTGAGCGCGTCGGGCAGCGGGAAGACGCTCTCGGCGCCCACGGCGACGACCTCCGCGGCCCCGCCGTGGCCGAGCACCGCGGCGACCCGGTCACCGGCGCTGAAGCCGGAGCCCTCGGGCGCCGAGCGCACCGTGCCGGCGAAGTCGACGCCGAGGGTGAAGGGCAGCTCGGGCTTGAGCTGGTACTCCCCGCGGCTCAGCAGCAGGTCGGGGAAGGACACCCCGACCGCCTGCGTCTCGACCAGCACCTGCGGGCCGAAGGCCCCGTCGGCTGTCGGCTCCTCGACGTCCTCGACCGTGATCGCCCCGGGTCCGTCGAGCGTGGTCACCCTCACTG
This genomic interval from Nocardioides scoriae contains the following:
- a CDS encoding LysR family transcriptional regulator gives rise to the protein MTTHVPELPGLRLLVAVGRHGSIGAAARQLRITQQAASERLRAVETQTGLVLVRRGARGSELTSAGVVVVEWATRLLDVAEEVDHAIEGLRGERGRELDVAASMTVAETLLPRWLVLLRQRQVAEGLRPTSVSLAAVNSRQAVAAVVDGAAHVGFVEGARAPAGVRSQVVADDELVLVAAPGSPLVRRRRGLSPEEVARLGLTGREAGSGTREVLEVALRAHGLEPETSVIELTTSTAVREAVVAGSAPAFVSRRVVERELEGRQLVRVPTPGLDLRRSIRAIWLGSGQPPAGPVRELVGLARTG
- a CDS encoding TDT family transporter, with translation MATTNAPARPLLPALPGFRVDLDGRRPLAHVGPNWFATVMGTGIVANAAATLPVDVPGLLVAVRGIWVLDVVLLVVVAAATAAHWRTHPETARGHLADPTMRHFYGAPAMALMTVGAGALLVGVPVVGPHVAVALAGTLWTAGTTLGLWTAVAVPLRVLATPGPAPASGAWLMPVVPPMVSAATGPLLLPHLPAGQWRLTLLLACGALFGVTLVTSLLVVSTIWSRLVRHGVGPAAGVPTLFIVLGPLGQSVTAAHALGEQTGATGAAIALAYGLPVWGFAMLWLVLATVVVARTVREGMPFSLAWWSFTFPVGTVVTGTSALAAATGATALAGLATLLYAALVGAWVVVGARTARGAYRGGLLRAPATT
- a CDS encoding LLM class F420-dependent oxidoreductase, whose product is MTSFGYTLMTEQAGPRQLVDHAVRAEDAGFDFEVMSDHYSPWLSAQGHAPYAWSVLGAVAHATSRVGLMTYVTCPTVRYHPAVVAQKAATVQLLAEGRFTLGLGSGESLNEHVVGTGWPAVQDRQAMLQEAIEIIRELHTGELVDYRGEYFQVDSARIWDLPDGGVDIGVAAGGPRAVERFAPLADHLVATEPDGDLVAAWNAAEGAPTIGRAKNGGAARAVGQIPVCWDPSESAAVERAHDQFRWFAGGWAVNADLPTTAGFAGATQFVRPEDVAGSIPCGPDLDAIVEAVRPFWENGFTDVALVQIGGDTQEAFLTEVAQPLLEKLRKASS
- a CDS encoding HAD family hydrolase codes for the protein MGTSVGTSPLPEEPPIPPANAAVLFDIDGTLVDSTYHHAIAWQRAFDRQELHLPLWRLHRAVGMGGDKLVGHVAGDEVERRLGDTLRDAWQEEYAELEAEVDPLPGSRDLVQALAAAGWTVALASSGEARFAEHAVASLGVADAVSVLTTNADVDASKPEPDLLHATLARLDVERAVMVGDTPYDVEAASRAGLACIALRSGGFSEAELGEAGAVLVVDVPGDLLDVDLVPHLRPVTSPS
- the eat gene encoding ethanolamine permease, with product MASATSDGQTSSDVDASYHEQRRLRSGAAGWVLLAGLGVSYVISGDFAGWNYGLDEGGWGGLLIATALMGLMYTCMVFGLAEMSSALPVAGAGYGFARRAMGPLGGFATGMAVLIEYAVAPAAIAVFIGGYVEALGLFGLTNGWPVYLAAYVVFIGVHLYGVGEALKLMFGITAIAVTALVAALVGLAPSFSVDHLLDITPDPGAAMSSSLLPYGAAGVVAALVYGIWFFLAVEGVPLAAEESSDPARDMPRGIIVAVLTLVVFAALILVLVPGSAGSETLRESDNPLPEAIRAVRGEGSLLADVVNYAGLAGLVASFFSIIYAYSRQLFALSRAGYLPRVLSLTGSRNTPWVALVVPGTIGFVLAAVLRDGALLINIAVFGATVSYVLLNLSHVLLRRKEPDLERPYRTPGGVATTGLALVLSVVAVVATFVVDPLAAGITAAVFVAALAYFWFYSRHHLVASAPEEEFAAIESGEQGLK
- a CDS encoding NADPH:quinone oxidoreductase family protein, producing MRAVRVTTLDGPGAITVEDVEEPTADGAFGPQVLVETQAVGVSFPDLLLSRGEYQLKPELPFTLGVDFAGTVRSAPEGSGFSAGDRVAAVLGHGGAAEVVAVGAESVFPLPDALSFEQGAALPMNYLTAHFALAVRGDLQEGETVLVHGAAGGVGTATLQVARGYGARTIAVVSTEEKGEVARRAGADEVVLVEGFRDRVKELTDGQGVDVVMDVVGGDLMTDSLRSLGALGRLLVVGFTGGTIPQVKVNRLLLNNVDVRGVGWGAYAMARPGYMRWQWEQILPMMESGVIAPPVGATYAAEDFGRALVDMAERRTLGKSVVLL